Below is a window of Brachyspira hampsonii DNA.
CACTCTGATATTTATTTTATTTTTATTATTGCTAAGCAATAAACTCACTTATAATTAGCTGACAACTAAAGTTATCAGCTGCTCGTTTATTGCTTTAATTATCAAAGCCTCTCTGATATTTATTTTCTTTTATTATTGCTAAGCAATAAACTCACTTATAATTAGCTGACAACTAAAGTTATCAGCTGCTCGTTTATTGCTTTAATTACCAAATCCCACTCTGATATTTATTTTATTTTTATTATTGCTAAGCAATAAACTCACTTATAATTAGCTGACAACTAAAGTTATCAGCTGCTCGTTTATTACTTTAATTATCAAATCCCACTCTGATATTTATTTTATTTTCTTCTTCTTGAATCTTTCTTTTCAATTCTTTATTTTCCAATTTTTTATTATTTCTATTTTTTAAAATTTCAAAGAATACTATAATAGCCCTTTCACTTGGAGGATTATATTTATGTATTATTCTTCTAGTTTTTGACTCTTTACCTTCCTTATCAGTTTTTATTTCTCTTATGATTTCCTTACTGTAGTAGCCTAATGCTTTTTTTATCAATGCATTTTCTATTTTTATTTTAGCATCTAAAAAATATTCTTCTTTTGCTTTTCTTATTTTTTTTACTAAGCTCTTTTTATATTTTTTGCTTGATTTATTAATATAGTCTTTTAAGTCATTATAGTTTATATTTAGTTTTTTGCTTATTTCTTCAAATGTATGGTTATATTCTTTTATAATTTCGTATATTTCTTTTTCTATTTCTTTATTATATTTTTTCATGACAATACCCTTTAAAAAATTATGCTATAAAATAATCAAAAAATATAAGTTATTATCAGCATTTTATAAAAAAGTATTGCTATAAATAATAATTATTATATAATAGAAAATATTAATATATTATGGACTATATGATGATTAAAAAAATAGCAGTATTATATTTATTTTTATTATTTTTAATATCTTGTAATGCTAATAGCGATGGTTATACATCCGCATCTGCAAAATACAAAGAAGCTCCAAGAGATAGTAAAGGCTTAACTAATTTTACAGGTATTTGGCAGGCAAAATTTCCAAATAATAATTGCAGTATTATAGTAGAAAGTACAGGAAATGTATTATATAATGATTTTTTGGCTTCATCTATAGAAGATTTAGGAAATGACAGATATAAAATGAATATATCTGCAGATAAAAATTTTTCTATTACATTGAAATTTAAATCTGATACTGAAGGAACAGTTGAAGATGATAATTTTGGAGTAGGAGTATTGACAAAATCAGAATGATAAAATCTTTATTTTAGTATGAAATTTTTTATTCTTCTATATTATCTTCGGCATTTTCTTCTTCATTATTATTGTTATCTTCGTCGTCGTCTATCATATTGCTTGATACATAATCTCTATTTAAGAAAAACAATGTTATAATAATTTGAAAATATGTATTGAATATATATAGAACTATCATAGCAATAAAATATGATAATAATCCCTCTCTGTTTTCTGTAGAAGCTGGAAAAATTGTCATAGCAAATACTTGCTGAAATAAGAATATGAATCCTAATAAAAATAATGTTTTAAAAAATTTAGGTTTTACTAAATAATAAGAATATTTTAAAGCATCTATTCCCCAAGTATGCCTTAAAGAACAAATATTTTTAATAAATACAAAAAACACTATGAAAGCAATACCCGGAACAATGAAGAAACTAGCTCCTAAGAATACCAATATAAAATATATAAAAGTGGTAAATATGGTAGGTAATAAAAATTTAAAACTTTTTATGATAGCCCAAGTGGTACTTTTAATATTTCCATAAATTAATCTTTCTACTAATAATGACACAGATATAGCAGAAATAGTGTCTAAAAATAAAGAAAGAAATATGTTTATATAAAATCCCATAGTAACATCATTTTTGAACCAATTAGCTAAATCTTCAATAGTTTTTAATTTTTCAGGATCAAATGTACTTATCGGAAAATAGATAGCTGTTAATATCAAAGGCATACAGCATATTAAAGAAAGTATAATAAAATTAATAAAATTGTGTTTAAATAAAGAAAAAGAAATAGTAAATAAATCTAAAGTTTCAAAATCTCTTTTCTTTAATTCATTTCTTAATGAAAACATATATTTCCTTATAAAATTAAAAATGTACTTCTTATTATCGTATAATTATATATATAAATTAAAATCTCAAAATAATTTTAACCTATAGTAATTTAAATTACAAATATATTTTGGAATAATAATTTTAAATTGAATATCATGTTATGAAAGTTTTGAGCTTTAGTTTAAAAGTGTATATCATATAATGAGTCATGCATAATATTATTTAATAAATTAAAACTATATAAAATATAAAAGTTTAGTTATAAATAGATATCTGACATTTTATTTTTTATAGCTGTATTACCCCGCCCGCCCACCCCTAAATTTATTATAAAAATCATGCAAATAAAAAGACTAGGCTTCATTTAGAAAACCTAGCCTTGATTAACTAATAATATTTTTAATAATTATTTTGCATTAATAGCATCTATTATTTCAACACATTTCATATACATTCTAGGAATATGGAAAGGTCCTTTATACATATTGCCTTTTAAGTCGGTGGACACTCTTCCGTCTCTGTGAAGATATCCAAACCATTCACCGTATTCTGTATCAATGAATTTTTTAGTATATTCTTTTACTGTATCATGTTTTTCTAGATACTTATTATCTTTAGTGAAATAGTAGCAATATAAAGCGGCAATAGCAGCTTCAGTTTGAGGCCACCAAAATTTCATGTCATGATGATATTCGCTTTTAGGCTTTCCAAGTACATCCATATATTGTATAATACCGCCGTACTCTTTATCCCAGCCCCATTCCCACATCCAATCAAATATTTTTATTCCTAGGGCTTTTAATTTTTCATCATGTCCTCTTTCTATAGATTCTCTCAATATAAACCAAGATGATTCTATAGCATGTCCAGGATTTAATAATCTTCCTTCAAAGTGATCTTGTAAAGTACCGTCTGGATTGCATTGTTCTAATACTGCTTTTTTATCTTCATATAGGAATAATTGTATATTGGAAAGAAGATTATCTATATATTTATTGTAATAATCTTTATTTTCAGGATCAGCTTTTCTTAATTCCTGAACAGTAGCAAGCATTATCATAGGAGGTCCGAAAGCTATAGTAGGTCTGTTAATGGCATTAAATTTTGGTATAAGAAGTCCTTCTTTCTGATATCTGTCTATATTATCAAGTATTTCTCTAGCCTTTTTAGCATAGCTTTTATCTCCGCTAGCTCTTGAATATGCTGCCATAGCTATGAGACAGAATGTTTCTGAGTAGTAGTATCTTAATCTTTTTATGATTGCTTTACCGTCTTCAGTTACTCTGAAAAACATTCTTCCATCGCCCTCTTTATCAAAACAGTATTTTTCTAAAAAGTCTATTCCCAATTTTGCCGCTTCTAAATACTCTTCTTTTTTTTCAAAATCAGCATAAAGAGTAGATAATACCCAAGCGAATCTTCCCTGAAACCATACAGATTTATCGCTTTCTATAAGGTTTCCTTTTCTGTCTAAAGCAGTATAGTATCCTCCATGCTTTTTATCAAGACCGTTTTTAAGCCAAAATGGTATAACATTGTCTTTTAACATGTGAAGATACTCATTTTTTACTTCGTTTAAATTGCTCATAAAAAAATTCCTTAAAATCAAAATAAGATTTTCTTAAAAATAATATGTTAATATTAACAGATTGGTATTATAAAATCAATAATAAAAAATATTTTTATTTCATAAAAGTTGACTATTTTTTAGATTTAGCATACAATAAGTTAGATTAATCTAACAATATAAAAATAGGAGTAAACATATATGACAACTTTAGAATATATTAATACAAACGAAACTATATATAATTTATGCACTAAATATCCGCAAATTAAAGAAATTTTATTTGATTTGGGATTTGATAAGATAAAAAATCCAATGATGTTTAATACTGTATCTAAGTTTATGACTTTGAATAAAGCTATCAAAATGAAAGGTATTGACAGAGACAAATTAATAAAAAAATTTAATGAGCATGGTTTTAATTTTGAAAGTGATAGGAATGAGATATTGAAATCACTTATAGTAAAACTTCATTGCGGTGAAAGTATAGAAAAAATTAAGAGAGAATTTGAAAATAAGTTAGTTAAAGTATCCGCTGAAGAGGTTCATAATGCTATGCATGAGCTTGTTAATAACGGCATGAGTATAGATGAGGCTAAAAGATTTTTTTATATAAGAACACTTGTTTTAAAAGATGCTATGGATAATAATACAGGAATTAATTATAAGGCTATAGATATATTTAAAGAAGAAAACAGATATATAGAAAAATTATTAGATGAAATTATAGTAAATGATAATATTAATTTATTAGAAGAGCTTTATAATAATATTAATAGACATTACATAAAAAAAGAAAGTTTATTTTTTACAGCTTTGAAAAAATATGGCAATGATGAGCCTTCAAAAGTAATGAGTAAAGTTGATAGAGATATATTAAATGAGTTAAAATATATTATTTCTTATTGTCAAAAAAGTAATAATCAAATTAATTTTGAAAGTATAAAATTATTAAAAGATCATATTTCAGATATGATTTTCAAAGAAGAAAATATATTAATACCTCTTTCGGTTTCTGTACTTACAAAAGAAGATTTTGATAATATACAAATTAAGTACGGTAAAAATAGTTAATGTTTTTGCATATTCTTTTTTATGAATAATAAATATTTAATTGACTATTAATATATATACTATATAATTTGAACAGTTGGAGTTTATTATTTATGGAAGAGAAAAGTATTTTATCATTTATAAAAACAGTATCTAATATGCCTCTTGTAAAAATAGATAAGCATAAATATTTGGTTAGTACATTTGCTTCAGAATATCCTTCTATTCTTCAGGATATATTGGAGAAAGGAGCTTATGATGCAGGAGTACCATTAAATATAATAGAAGCAAAATCAAGAGAAGCTATTAATTATGAAATAGGTAAATCAACAGCTATATCATTTGTTTCAGGACTTCCGGGAGGTATTATTGGTATAGGAGCGGTTCCAGCAGATACGGCACAATTTTTTGGGCATGCTTTAAGGATAGTACAGAAGCTATGCTATATATCAGGTCTTCCAAGTTTTACTTTAGGAGATTCAATGACAGATGATGAGGCTTGTCTTGCTGCCGTATATATTGGTGTAATGTTTGAAGATAAAGAGGCTATATTTGCTTTAAACAGTATATGGAAAGCTATAGCTGAAAAGAGTGCAAGAATAGGTTTTAGAGTAACTTCTGTAGTTGGATATGCGGTTGTTTCAAGCATATTAAAATCTATAGGTATAAAAATAAGTTCTAAAGGTTTTATGAAATCTGTTTCAAAGGCTGTACCTCTGATTGGAGGAGCAGTATCTGCAGGTTTTACATATACTAGTTTGCAGAAAATGTCTAACAGACTTTATAATAAAATTAAAGAAAGCAAATATTCAATAAGCTGATTTTAACGGATAATTTATGATAAATGATAAAAATAAGAAAGAAGATTATGTAGAAATAGATGAAGAAGATATAGAAATATTGGGTGAAGATGGAATATACAGAAAGTATGAGGTATATAAAAGACATCAAAATAAAAATAAGCTGAAATTAAGATATTGGCTTCCTTTTGTTGCTGCGGTTATTTATACTTTATCTCCTATAGATTTAATTCCAGACAGAATACCAATAGGAAAATTAGATGATATACTGCTTTTGGTGATATCATTTATTTACGGTATAAAAAAGGCTAATTTCTCTTATAATCCTATAATCAATGTTATTATTAGAAATATTATATTATCAATAACTATTACTGGATTTGTTATGATGATTATCATATATATACTTGCTGTATTATTATAATAAAATTAAATTAAGGAGTTCTATATTATGAATAGAATATCATCAAGCAATATAGCAAAATTAGAGGATAATGAGATATTTGTATTTGGGAGTAATACTCAGGGAGCACATGGAGGAGGGGCTGCTAGGTTTGCTATGAATTTTGGTGCTGTATACGGACAGGCGTTTGGACTTCAGGGTAGAACATTTGCTATACCTACGGTTGATTATACAAAAAGCGGAAAGATGGCTGTATCTGAAATAAAAAAGTATGTTGATAAGTTTTTAGCTTTTACATTGGAGCATAAAGAGTTAAAATTCTTAGTAACAGAAATAGGATGCGGTATAGCGGGTTTTAAAGTTGAAGAAATGGCAGAGCTTTTTAGAGAGGCTTTAAAAGATGAATATAGTAATGTTTATCTTCCAAAAAGGTTTGTAGAATATTTAAAATCATAATAGTATCTATTTAGGGCATATATTTTTATTTTATTGTTTTTATATACGCACGTAGAATAAATACAAAAAATATATATTAATTTTCAATTCAAACTTTATTATATTATAAATTTTACTAACCGTGCGTTAAGCTAATTCTAAATGAAATAAATGTTTGGGCGGGTGCTGTAATTTTTTATTTATGCTTTAAAATAAAATTAATACTAAAATTCAAAATACCGCAATGAAAATATAGGGCGGGAAATTCTAAATGCACAAAAAGTGATAATTATAATTATTTTTAATTACATTTTTATAATTAATTTGTTATATTTTAATCATATAAACATAAGGAATGAAAATGAAAACAAAAATACTTCTACTATTATTTACTTTTTTGATATTAGCTGTTTCATGCAGTAAAAATAATCCTCTAGATTCTTCAAACAGCAATAATAACAAAATTACAATTGCAAGCTATGAAGGAACATATACAGGAAAGGCTCAATATGAAGTTATACCAAATGGAAGTCAAAAAGAAGAAGATGTTAGCTTAATAGTAAATAAAGATTCTGCAGTAAATTTTAAAACCTCATCTAAAGATTTTACTTTTAATAATGTTGTAAAGACAGATGATAAAAATTATAACTCTACAAAAACTGAAAGTAATTCTTTATTAATACTATCATTAATATTTGATGGAAATGGCAATGTTAA
It encodes the following:
- a CDS encoding AGE family epimerase/isomerase, yielding MSNLNEVKNEYLHMLKDNVIPFWLKNGLDKKHGGYYTALDRKGNLIESDKSVWFQGRFAWVLSTLYADFEKKEEYLEAAKLGIDFLEKYCFDKEGDGRMFFRVTEDGKAIIKRLRYYYSETFCLIAMAAYSRASGDKSYAKKAREILDNIDRYQKEGLLIPKFNAINRPTIAFGPPMIMLATVQELRKADPENKDYYNKYIDNLLSNIQLFLYEDKKAVLEQCNPDGTLQDHFEGRLLNPGHAIESSWFILRESIERGHDEKLKALGIKIFDWMWEWGWDKEYGGIIQYMDVLGKPKSEYHHDMKFWWPQTEAAIAALYCYYFTKDNKYLEKHDTVKEYTKKFIDTEYGEWFGYLHRDGRVSTDLKGNMYKGPFHIPRMYMKCVEIIDAINAK
- a CDS encoding DUF438 domain-containing protein, whose amino-acid sequence is MTTLEYINTNETIYNLCTKYPQIKEILFDLGFDKIKNPMMFNTVSKFMTLNKAIKMKGIDRDKLIKKFNEHGFNFESDRNEILKSLIVKLHCGESIEKIKREFENKLVKVSAEEVHNAMHELVNNGMSIDEAKRFFYIRTLVLKDAMDNNTGINYKAIDIFKEENRYIEKLLDEIIVNDNINLLEELYNNINRHYIKKESLFFTALKKYGNDEPSKVMSKVDRDILNELKYIISYCQKSNNQINFESIKLLKDHISDMIFKEENILIPLSVSVLTKEDFDNIQIKYGKNS
- a CDS encoding EcsC family protein, producing the protein MEEKSILSFIKTVSNMPLVKIDKHKYLVSTFASEYPSILQDILEKGAYDAGVPLNIIEAKSREAINYEIGKSTAISFVSGLPGGIIGIGAVPADTAQFFGHALRIVQKLCYISGLPSFTLGDSMTDDEACLAAVYIGVMFEDKEAIFALNSIWKAIAEKSARIGFRVTSVVGYAVVSSILKSIGIKISSKGFMKSVSKAVPLIGGAVSAGFTYTSLQKMSNRLYNKIKESKYSIS
- a CDS encoding DUF1232 domain-containing protein; this translates as MINDKNKKEDYVEIDEEDIEILGEDGIYRKYEVYKRHQNKNKLKLRYWLPFVAAVIYTLSPIDLIPDRIPIGKLDDILLLVISFIYGIKKANFSYNPIINVIIRNIILSITITGFVMMIIIYILAVLL
- a CDS encoding A1S_2505 family phage non-structural protein, which gives rise to MNRISSSNIAKLEDNEIFVFGSNTQGAHGGGAARFAMNFGAVYGQAFGLQGRTFAIPTVDYTKSGKMAVSEIKKYVDKFLAFTLEHKELKFLVTEIGCGIAGFKVEEMAELFREALKDEYSNVYLPKRFVEYLKS